TGCTCATCGCCACGCCGGAGTACAACGGGTCGCTGCCCGGGCAGCTGAAGAACGCGCTCGACTGGGCGTCCCGGCCGCGCGGTGCAGCGGCGCTCGACGGCAAGCCGGTCACCGTCATCGGCGCCAGCCCGAGCCCGGGCGGCACGGCGAGCGCGCAGGAGCACGCGCGGGTCGTGTTGACCAGGAGCGGTGCCCGACCGGTGGGCGAAGGCCTGCGGGTGCCGCACGCCTACGACGTGCTCGGCGCGCCGGTTGCCGGGTGGCTGGCCAGCGGCCTGACCGCGGTGCTGGCCGAGCTGACCGACGCCGCGACGGCCGGCTCGCGCGCGCTGGTCGCATAGGAGTCCCGCCATGCATACCTACGACCCGTCCGTTGCGTTGGTCGTCGTGGACATGCAGAACGCCTTCGTGCACCCGCAAGGCGCGCTGTACGTGGCCGGCGCCGCCGAGCTGGTGTCGGCGCTCAACGCCGAGATCGCGGCCGCCACGTCGGCGGGCGCGCCGGTCGTCTACACCCAGGACTACCGGCCGATCGACGGCGCCGCCCGCGCCGAGTGGCAGGTGCAGCTCTACCCGGGGCTGCGGCAGGCCGGCGAGGTGGTCGTGAAGGGTCCGGGCGCGACCGGCGGCTTCTCCGACTTCGTCCTCGACCAGGACCCGGAGACCGGCAGCAGCCGGCTCGACCGCGTGCTGCGCGATGCGGGAGTGCGCAGCCTCGTCGTCACCGGTCTCGCCGCGGACGTGTGCGTCAAGCAGACGGCGCTCGACGCCCGGCGGCTCGGCTACCAGGTCAGCATGCCGCTGCCGCTGAGCAGGTTCGCACACGCGCACCCGGATGGGGACGCGGCCGCGGTCGCCGAGCTGACCGCCGTGGGCGTGGCCGTAGAACAGGACAGGAGTGAAGCGATGTGGACCAGTGCCGAACGCGCGTACCTGGCCGGTGAACACCTCGGCCGGCTCGCGACCGTCGCGCCGTCCGGGCCGCAGGTGCGGCCCGTCGGCTACCGGGTCAACGACGAGCTGGGCACGGTGGACGTCGGTGGTATCCGGCTGTCCAGTACGAGGAAATGGCGCAACGTCGAGGCCGACGGCCGGGTGGCGCTCGTGGTGGACGACGTCGGTGCCGGCGCCGAGTTCACGCCGCGCGGCGTGGAGATCCGCGGCCACGCGACGGCGGTGGTGGCCGGCGGTGAGGAGCTGATCAGGATCGCGCCGACCAGGATCATCTCCTGGGGTCTCGAATCCGACGGCTGCACGCCCCGCGGGCGCACCGTCGGCTGAGTCAGACGGCGACCGGCGCGGTGATCTTCGGGTGGTGTTGGTAGTCGACGATCTCCATGTCCTCGTACGTGTAGTCGAACAGGGATGCCGCCGGGCGCAGGCGCAGCTGTGGGAACGGGTACGGCTCGCGCGACAGCTGCTCCTTCGCCTGGGCGACGTGGTTGTCGTAGAGGTGGCAGTCGCCGCCGGTCCAGACGAAGTCGCCTACGTCCAGGCCCACCTGGGCGGCGACCATGTGGGTGAGCAGCGAGTAGCTGGCGATGTTGAACGGCACGCCGAGGAAGATGTCCGCGCTGCGCTGGTACAGCTGGCACGACAGCCGGCCGTCGGCGACGTAG
Above is a window of Streptosporangiales bacterium DNA encoding:
- a CDS encoding NAD(P)H-dependent oxidoreductase, yielding MAAETTILTLLGSLRRQSVNGRLLDLAAGYAPDGTRFTRWAGLRDLPPFSEDDEADPGHAVFELRDVIAAADAVLIATPEYNGSLPGQLKNALDWASRPRGAAALDGKPVTVIGASPSPGGTASAQEHARVVLTRSGARPVGEGLRVPHAYDVLGAPVAGWLASGLTAVLAELTDAATAGSRALVA
- a CDS encoding PPOX class F420-dependent oxidoreductase, encoding MHTYDPSVALVVVDMQNAFVHPQGALYVAGAAELVSALNAEIAAATSAGAPVVYTQDYRPIDGAARAEWQVQLYPGLRQAGEVVVKGPGATGGFSDFVLDQDPETGSSRLDRVLRDAGVRSLVVTGLAADVCVKQTALDARRLGYQVSMPLPLSRFAHAHPDGDAAAVAELTAVGVAVEQDRSEAMWTSAERAYLAGEHLGRLATVAPSGPQVRPVGYRVNDELGTVDVGGIRLSSTRKWRNVEADGRVALVVDDVGAGAEFTPRGVEIRGHATAVVAGGEELIRIAPTRIISWGLESDGCTPRGRTVG